From the Methanobacterium sp. CWC-01 genome, the window CAAAAATCCAGGATACTTTTTGTACATCACACCGCTATGTGGTACCGAAAACCCTTCTTTAAAGCTTTAAGCCAATCTTATCCAGTTGAATTTCTGTTCACCAATGTGGAAGGGTACAACCAGACCTACCAAACCCAGTTGTCCCAGAAAATTCCGGGTATGGATGGCGTGAATTACAGGGTGGTGCCTAAAAGGTTGGGGTTAGCCTGGGGTGCTATTAAAAGAGTTATGGGGGATTATGATGTATTTGTAGGGGGAAGTTGGGATACTCCCTCCGATCTAATTGAAACCATTTTTTATTTTCTCATTGTTAAACTTAAAAAAAGGCCTTTTATCCTGTGGAGAGAAGATTGGGATTGGAATGTCCATTCTCTCAAAAGAAAATTGGTAAAATTTTTTGCAGGATTTTTTGGTCGTCATGCAGACGCAGTGCTAGTGCCAGGCATTAAACACTGCGAATTTTTTTCTAACTTAGGGGTAAGTACTGAAAAAATATTTATCATGCCCAATGTAAGTAACATCACCCTGAAAGACCAGGATTACCATCATCGGGATATGATTATCCAGGAAAATAATTTAAAGGGTGAAAAGATTGTTTTATTCGTGGGACGGCTCATCGATCTTAAGGGGGTTCAGTACCTGCTTCCTGCATTTGCAAAATTAAGACAAAAGATGGAAAACGTGGTTTTATTTATTTTAGGTGAGGGCGAATGCCAGGAAGAGCTGGAGAATATTTCTCGAAACCTGAAGTTAGAAAACAAAGTTTATTTTATGGGAAACATCGATAATGAACTTCTGGGGGCCTATTACCTGCTCTGCAATGTGTTTGTTCTCCCATCCATAACCACCCACTACGCGGATGCCTGTCCCCTGGTGGTTAACGAGGCCATGTATTTCGGAAAACCGGTGGTAACCAGTGATGCAGTGGGAACCACCTTCATGATCGAAGAGGGGATTAATGGATATGTGGTGGAGGAAAGAAACTCTGAAGCTCTCTTTGAAGCATTGTACCGAATTTTATCTGATGATGCCCTGGAAGAGAAGATGGGACAAGCTTCTAAAAAGATTATTGAGGATGGATTTACCTATCAAAACATGATGGAAGGTTTCAATCAGGCCATGGAATTTCTAAATAAACATGAAAAAATGAAAAAAACTTAAAATTTTATTCTTAACCTTTCAATAAGACTGTCAGGTACAATTTAATTATTTGAAGCACATAAAGGGGCAAGTATCGATGGTAATGATGATTATGGGCTTTGAGAAAGGTTAAGTTGGATTTAATTTCCATTAAAGCCCTATTTACCGAATCTGAACTCCTTTTTTTTCGAGAAACCGCTTCCTTGTGCCATATGTATGAATTTAAGACTACTAAAGATTTATAACCCTTTTTTTTTAGTTTAATTGCTAGATCAATGTCTTCGCATCCAAAAAAGAGCTCCGGGTTAAGGGTGTGGATGGGTATTTTTCTGGTTTTCATTAGAAGGGCTGCCCCGGAGATCCAGTCACATTCGATTAAAGAGCCGGGGAAGTCTTCCAACCGGTTAACTTCAACCAGATCATAGTAACCGGGGTATTGAGAAATATTCACCTTACCTCCCAGATTGGCCACTACATCACGCTGACCATCCACATCATAATAATAAATTAGTGGTCCCAAAAGTCCTATTTTTTCATCCTTCTCCGCCACTATGACCAGATTACTCAAGAAATCAGGATCAACTATGGTGTCGTTGTTTAAAAGGAGAACATAATCCGGGTCAAACATCTCCAGGGCATACTCCACAGCAATATTATTACCCACCGCAAAACCATAATTCTCCCGATTTTTTATGAGGGTAAGTTTATATAAAGAGCTAGAATTATAAAAATTAAAACTATTCCCATCATTTTCACCTAAACCTCCCTCTATCTGGTCTTCAGTCAGTTCAAAAACCTCAATGGGCTTATTCCGGGAAGTGTAAGTAAAGAAAGGAGACTCCACCCCCAGATCACCCCGACAATACTCCCTAATCCGAGAAAGAGAATCATCCTCCGAAGCATTATCCACCACCACCACATCAAAACACGGATAATCCACCCGATACAACGACTCCAAACACTCCACCGTATCCTCCCAACCATTCCAATTGAGAACAATCACCGAAACTTTAGGATTCATGGCTTGCTCCATAATTTATGGCACATTCATATTTACCATAATCAAGTGTCCATATACTTGATATCTGTTTTATCTGGTTATTAGTAATTATCTGGTTGTTAGTAAGTTTATTTAGAGCTAAAAATACTTTTAAAAATTATAAAATAGGAGTGTAAAAGTACAGTGGAATATTTACGGGCATCAACATTATTTTTCCTTAAAATACTTCCGCCCAGAACAAACAATCCCTCTTTGAGGAGTGTGAAAAGATAGAGGAATTTGTGACTGTTATTACCATTTTTAACCACATATCTGGTGGTGTTTTTGGTACTTAAAATGGTCATGCCGGGTAGCACTGATTTTTTAGTTATGGTTCGGCCTCTTTTATGATATACTATTGCTTTAGGTGAGAACACAGCTTTCCAACCATTGTTATAAGCTCTCCAGGATAAATCGGCATCTTCTCCCAGGGTTATGTAACTAATGTCAAGGAGGCCTATATCCAAAAGCATCTCCCTTTTATAAAGTGCAGCAGCGGCCATGGCCCCAACAACGTTAACATCTTGGTCATATTGACCTTCATCAACCTCCCCATGTCCACGATCCACTATCCTACCCCAACTAATCACGTGACCGGCTGAATCAATGATATGGGGATCGGTGGCATTCAATAATTTTGGTCCGACAATCCCAATCCGATCCTCTCCGGTTGCCTTGATCATTTCACGTAGAAACTGGGGATCAACTATGGTGTCGTTGTTTAAAAGGAGAACATAATCCGGGTCAAACATCTCCAGGGCATACTCCACAGCAATATTATTACCCACCGCAAAACCATAATTCTCCCGATTTTTTATGAGGGTAAGTTTATATAAAGAGCTAGAATTATAAAAATTAAAACTATTCCCATCATTTTCACCTAAACCTCCCTCTATCTGGTCTTCAGTCAGTTCAAAAACCTCAATGGGCTTATTCCGGGAAGTGTAAGTAAAGAAAGGAGACTCCACCCCCAGATCACCCCGACAATACTCCCTAATCCGAGAAAGAGAATCATCCTCCGAAGCATTATCCACCACCACCACATCAAAACACGGATAATCCACCCGATACAACGACTCCAAACACTCCACCGTATCCTCCCAACCATTCCAATTGAGAACAATCACCGAAACCCGAGGAAACATGATAATGCACTGATCTTTTTTAGTTGTTTATTAAAATTATAAAATAAGGTTATCTTTCTATTTTTCATCCATTAACCGGTTTAGATGCCAGGAAAGCCTATCTCCGGCATGTTTTAATGTCCAGTATTTTTTTACATATTTCATGCCGTTTTTTGACATTTCATATCTTTTTTCATCGTTGCTTAAAAGTTCCAGGGTTGCTTTTGCAAAGAGGGATTCATCACGTTCGGTATGTAATCCTGTCTTTCCGTGAATAACCGTTTCTCGAACACCCCCCTCCTTTACCGCCACCACGGGAGTGCCGCAACTCATAGCTTCCAGGGGCACCAGTCCAAAGGGTTCTAAATAGGGAGCATAAAGTACTAATTTGGCTCTATTGTATAGTGAAACCAGTTTTATATCATCGATTAAATTTAGGATATCCATACAAACATTCAAACAAGAGGCTAAATTTTGGAGGTATTCCTCCCACCCTGGCTCGGAGAAGTTGGAGACGATTACCAGTCTAGGGCGGACTTCGGGTTCGATTAATGCTAAAGACCGTATCAAGAAGTCATAGCCCTTGGATGGGCGGCAGCTTCCCACTGATAAGACCAAATTTTCTTCGGTAACTTTCTGGGGCTGGAATAAATCTGTATCGATTCCAAGGTAGGATACGAAGGAGTTAACACCGTAGACTCTTAGTATGGATTCTCTGGTGAAGTAAGAATTGGTTAAAATATATTTAGCATGGGAAATATTATTTTTATCCAGCTTCAAATCCTTGTTATCTGCGTAATCAAATACCAGCCTTTTCAGTAAATTTATTTGTCTTTTCCGGTGTGATATTGCTTCTAAAATGGCTTCATTACGCGGAGGCTGGGGGCAGTAGTAAACAGTTGGCTTTTTTATGTATTTCAAAAAAAACGGGGTCATGGTGAACTGATCCTGTTCACTGAAGACCAGGTCGTAGTCGGCCGAGTTAATTCTTTCCGCAATTTGTTTATGAGTTTTTTCTAAATCCCACAGGGAGATGGATTTAATGATGGGTGGAACGTATTTCAAGGATGAATATAAGTATCCTGTCCCTGTTTTTTTAACTGGAAAGACTTCTAAATTCCTGGAAACATTTTTCAGGGGTAAAAACTGTTCATTAGCAGTGGAGGGGACAAAAACATCCACTTCATGCCCCTCTTTATCCAGGTAATCTACATAACCATAAAGGGCCCTTTTGGCCCCTCCAGATGGCAAGTTATGGAATACTGCTATTTTCATGAAATTTTCACCCTTTTTAGCCTTTAAACGCTTTAGCTTCTTTTTAATTTATTTTATTTTTTAGATTTTCTAATATTCCGGCCCAGTTTTATTCCCTGAACAGTTCCATTGATTAAGGCCTTAAACATGGACCAGTTTCGTTGGTAGATTAATTGATATCCGCTTTCCACCATAACATCCTTGAGAAAGTGTTTTAAAAATTTCTGGTAGACTTTCTTATCGGCGTGTTTCCTAATAAAATAAAGCCTGTTTCGATTATGATAATACGTTTTTAAATAGTTTTCACTGGAAGTTCCGTATTTATGCCATATCCTGGACTTAAATGCATATAAAGATGTATAACCATGTTCTCTTCCGGTAAAACACCAATCCACATCCTCCCAGTACATGAATAACCTTGAATCCAAAAGACCAATATCTTTTATAACAGTTCTTGTTACCAGCAGGCAGGAACCACCCACATAATCTAGTTCATAGATCTTATCATACTGACCCGTATCAAATTCTCCAAAGCCCAGCTCATGAGATTCACCCCTCATGAGATCAATATAACCTCCACCTGCAGCTTGTAAAACATTTTTATCATGATAAAAAAAGGTCTTAGATCCTACAAATCCGATCTCCTTTTCTTCTTCAGCTAAGCTAACCATTTCAGCCATAAAATTTTCATCCACCACTGTGTCGTTATTAAGAAGAAGAATATATTGTGGATTGAAGTTTTCCATGACAAATATCATGCCAATATTGTTCCCATCTGCGAAACCGTGGTTTTTGTG encodes:
- a CDS encoding glycosyltransferase family 2 protein, whose translation is MNPKVSVIVLNWNGWEDTVECLESLYRVDYPCFDVVVVDNASEDDSLSRIREYCRGDLGVESPFFTYTSRNKPIEVFELTEDQIEGGLGENDGNSFNFYNSSSLYKLTLIKNRENYGFAVGNNIAVEYALEMFDPDYVLLLNNDTIVDPDFLSNLVIVAEKDEKIGLLGPLIYYYDVDGQRDVVANLGGKVNISQYPGYYDLVEVNRLEDFPGSLIECDWISGAALLMKTRKIPIHTLNPELFFGCEDIDLAIKLKKKGYKSLVVLNSYIWHKEAVSRKKRSSDSVNRALMEIKSNLTFLKAHNHHYHRYLPLYVLQIIKLYLTVLLKG
- a CDS encoding glycosyltransferase family 2 protein, whose protein sequence is MAPRVSVIVLNWNGWEDTVECLESLYRVDYPCFDVVVVDNASEDDSLSRIREYCRGDLGVESPFFTYTSRNKPIEVLELTEEQVRSSIPEKEKNVPDPSNSTPEVRKELVLIKNHKNHGFADGNNIGMIFVMENFNPQYILLLNNDTVVDENFMAEMVSLAEEEKEIGFVGSKTFFYHDKNVLQAAGGGYIDLMRGESHELGFGEFDTGQYDKIYELDYVGGSCLLVTRTVIKDIGLLDSRLFMYWEDVDWCFTGREHGYTSLYAFKSRIWHKYGTSSENYLKTYYHNRNRLYFIRKHADKKVYQKFLKHFLKDVMVESGYQLIYQRNWSMFKALINGTVQGIKLGRNIRKSKK
- a CDS encoding glycosyltransferase family 4 protein is translated as MKIAVFHNLPSGGAKRALYGYVDYLDKEGHEVDVFVPSTANEQFLPLKNVSRNLEVFPVKKTGTGYLYSSLKYVPPIIKSISLWDLEKTHKQIAERINSADYDLVFSEQDQFTMTPFFLKYIKKPTVYYCPQPPRNEAILEAISHRKRQINLLKRLVFDYADNKDLKLDKNNISHAKYILTNSYFTRESILRVYGVNSFVSYLGIDTDLFQPQKVTEENLVLSVGSCRPSKGYDFLIRSLALIEPEVRPRLVIVSNFSEPGWEEYLQNLASCLNVCMDILNLIDDIKLVSLYNRAKLVLYAPYLEPFGLVPLEAMSCGTPVVAVKEGGVRETVIHGKTGLHTERDESLFAKATLELLSNDEKRYEMSKNGMKYVKKYWTLKHAGDRLSWHLNRLMDEK
- a CDS encoding glycosyltransferase family 4 protein, with translation MVVADQDNNHQKSRILFVHHTAMWYRKPFFKALSQSYPVEFLFTNVEGYNQTYQTQLSQKIPGMDGVNYRVVPKRLGLAWGAIKRVMGDYDVFVGGSWDTPSDLIETIFYFLIVKLKKRPFILWREDWDWNVHSLKRKLVKFFAGFFGRHADAVLVPGIKHCEFFSNLGVSTEKIFIMPNVSNITLKDQDYHHRDMIIQENNLKGEKIVLFVGRLIDLKGVQYLLPAFAKLRQKMENVVLFILGEGECQEELENISRNLKLENKVYFMGNIDNELLGAYYLLCNVFVLPSITTHYADACPLVVNEAMYFGKPVVTSDAVGTTFMIEEGINGYVVEERNSEALFEALYRILSDDALEEKMGQASKKIIEDGFTYQNMMEGFNQAMEFLNKHEKMKKT
- a CDS encoding glycosyltransferase family 2 protein, producing the protein MFPRVSVIVLNWNGWEDTVECLESLYRVDYPCFDVVVVDNASEDDSLSRIREYCRGDLGVESPFFTYTSRNKPIEVFELTEDQIEGGLGENDGNSFNFYNSSSLYKLTLIKNRENYGFAVGNNIAVEYALEMFDPDYVLLLNNDTIVDPQFLREMIKATGEDRIGIVGPKLLNATDPHIIDSAGHVISWGRIVDRGHGEVDEGQYDQDVNVVGAMAAAALYKREMLLDIGLLDISYITLGEDADLSWRAYNNGWKAVFSPKAIVYHKRGRTITKKSVLPGMTILSTKNTTRYVVKNGNNSHKFLYLFTLLKEGLFVLGGSILRKNNVDARKYSTVLLHSYFIIFKSIFSSK